GGATGAGCTGCGCCCCTTCCAAGACCCAGACCTGAGCTCTCTGAAGGCTGGCTCTGCATGTCTGGCCAAGCAGCAAGACGGCCTCTGGCACCCAGCGCGGATCACTGGTGAGGCTGCCTGTGGCCTCCTTGACAGGGCCCTTCCTTGAAAGCCCTCTCCGTGCTTCACACGTGGTGTTCTCATATGACCACTCCTTTGGTTGGGCCTGGggaccctgctctgtgcccaagAGGAGAAAGACCACCCTTGCCTCGGCCCCACGTTGCTCCCAACTTCCACTGTGGCTTCTACCACCTGTTGAGGCTGCTGACCTGGCCTGTCTTTGTCCCCCCACCTCCAGATGTGGACAGTGGCTACTACACAGTCAAGTTTGACTCACTGCTGCTGAAGGAAGCCGTGGTAGAGGGGGACAGCATCCTGCCCCCACTGCGCACAGAGCCTGCAGGGTCCTCTGACTCAGACAGCAGCGACCCAGATGACCCCAGTTATGCCAGAGGTATGGCAGCGGCTCAGGCTCAGGGTCCCAGAAGCCAGGAGGGTAGGGACAAGGGGCAGCACTGGTAGCAGTCATCCTGAGAGGCCCCCAGCTGGTGGGGTACCCTGACTGTTAACTAGATGGTGAGAGAGCATGACTGCAGTGAGGTGGGCGGTGCTCATTAGGTGGACCCCCTGCAGAGGGGCACTAGTTGTTCCTGAGGAGGCATGGAAACCCCCACAGGAGGTTGGGGAGATGAGAGAGTGCGTGAAGAGTCTGAGGCAGGACTGGAGACCCACAGACACAAAGACCTGGCCCTTGTCTTAAAGGAGTGCATGTGCAATGATTACAGTCCCACATGATGCAAACCTGTGGCCGTGGCAACTGGAGGGCAGGGGGCCACTGATGCAGGAGCTGCTGAGGAAGTTGATGCATGGGAGGGGACTGGTGGGACGTGGAATGCAGGAAGGAGCAGCTCCTTGCAGTGGCTTCTACTTAGGGCCTGGGTGCCCTGCGGATGGAGGAGGGGCTGTGTCCAGACAGCTGGGGATGGGAGAGTTCCGGGAAGGGGCACTGGCTGGCAGTGTCCAGCCCTCCTGAGGTTCAGTTAGGATGAAGATGGGAGGTGTCCCCGTGGGATATGTTACATGAGTTGGTGGTTTCTGAAGCCCCATGTCCGTGGTGATGGAGGGGAGGACTGAGCTGAGCAGGTGAAGTCGGTGACTGCTCTCCATGAGGGGAGCGGGGCAGCTCCCCACCTGGAGAGGTAGGTCAGGGTGGGGCTGTGTTGGGAGGCAGCCATGCAACCAGGAGGGCTGGAGCAGACTGTGCCGGACTCTGCCACAAGCTCTGTCTATTGTCACGTGCCACCACCGGCCTGGGCAACCGGCAGAGAGCCCGAGGTGCTGCGGATCACGGCCCTGGCCCAGAGCCGAGCTGGAGCCCAGCCTGCTTCGTGTCCAGCTGGGCTGAGCCATTGCCCTTCATTTCCTGCAGTGATGGAGCCTGGTGCTGCCGACCATGGGACCTGCAGCTCTGCCTTCGCTGGCTGGGAGGTGCACACACGGGGTATTGGCTCCAGACTCCTTGCCAAGATGGGCTACGAGTTTGGCAAGGGTGAGTATGTGCTGCACCGGGGAAGGGAGGGTGCTGCCACCACACAGCCCAGGGGTCCAGCAGCAGTAATACCAGCCCCGTGTGCCCCTAGGTCTGGGTCGACACTCCGAGGGCCGGGTGGAGCCCATCCACGCCGTGGTGCTGCCTCGAGGGAAGTCACTGGACCAGTGTGCAGAGATACTGCAGAAGAGGGCCAAAGGCAGCAAGGCTGGCACCAGCAGCCTCCCAAAATgcccagggagagggggcaggcCTAGGGGCCGCCCACCCCCACGTAGTGTCTTTGACTTTCTGAATGAGAAGCTGCAGGGCCAGGACCCTGAGGCCCTGGAGGCTGGGGCAGCTCCCCCGGGCAGGAAGAGCGGCACAGAAACATACCGAGGCACCACGAGCACCAAGCGGGCCCTGAGCCTGCAGCTTTTCCAGACTGAGGAGAAGATCGAGCAGACCCAGCGGGACATCCGGGGCATTCAGGAGGCCCTTGCCCGCAACACAGGCCGGTACGTATGGGGCCGAGCTCAGGGCAGAGGGCGGGTGCCCAGCCCACGGTTCACATGCAGGACCTTACCCTAACCCGGGGGTGGCGGGCCAAGTTTGAGGAGTGTCTGGATGATTAATGGTGATGGGCAGTGGCCACAGCAGCCTGAGGGTTTCATGGCAGCGACCCAGGAGCCCACGCTGAATGGTGGGCCCCTCTCTAGGCACAGCGTGATGGTGGCCCagctgcaggagaagctggcGGGAGCCCGGCGGCAGCTGGGACAGCTCCGGGCCCAGGAGGCAGGCCTGCAGCAGGAGCAGAGGAAGGCAGACACCCACAAGAAGATGACTGAGTTCTAGAGCCCCTGCGCGCACACTGGCTGAGCCCAGAGACCCCTGCTCCCGGCTGCCTCAGGAAGACCAGCTGTTGCCCAGCAACCAGGATGCCACCAGAAGAGGGGCTAGCCTCCACAGCTGGCCTGCTTGCCAGCGGGGGCGTGTGGACACTGCTGAGTGGAGATGGGCTGCAGGGATCACTCTGGACACTTACTTGCCCGTCAAGTCCACCTGCCAGTGTCTGAGGGCATCTCCTGAGCAAGGACATTAAAGTGATTTTGTTGCGTGTCTTTCCGTGGAGGCTCGGCTGGCTGTGGGGTCTTTGGAGAGAGAGGAGTCTCTGCACCAGGCGGGGGGGCGGGCTAGAGGGGTCCCGAGTGAGGCTGCTGCCCCCTGCCCAGAGGCAGAAGGCCCAGGAGGACTGGCATTCTCCCTGCTCTCCCAGATGAGGCGGTCAGAGCCCAAGGTGCCCCACATGTTGCCTGACACCCAGAAATGGGTGGAGCGCGGTGCTGCAGTGGTGGGAGGAGACTGTGAACCGCAGCAGGCCTTGGGGAGTGCTGTTAAGGAGGCAGGAGGACCTGGGTGGCGTGGGTTGGGAGCCCGTGAGCCTGGGTTTAGCCCCAACACTCGGCGGCCATGAGACCGCCCAGTTCCCATGTGTGCTGGGCCTGTCTCCTCACCAGCTCGAGCCCCCCTCACCGTGGGTGGAGACGACGTGAGTTAGTCTCGGAACAGTGCCAGCTCGCAGCTCACACCCACCAGTAACGTCTAGACCCCAGGCGGGGGCCACAGCAGGTGGGTGAGGCCGAGGCAGTGGCTCTCCTGGGAGCAGCTGCAGCAGGGGgtgagctgctgcgtggggagaTGCAGCAAGCTGCATGGGCAGGAAGTGAGGGGGGAGCTCGCTGAGGGCTGCATGAAGGTGCCGTTCAAGGTACCCGAGCTGCCTGGCCGACTCCAGGGGCTGAGGAGGTGCCACCACGCCTTTGGCCTGGGTAAGTCCTGCTCCGGCTTCCAGCCTGACCAggtccccaggcccctcctgagggcagctgagggctgggctctgggaggaCTAGGCCCTATCAGGTCAGTACACTGGGACCTGGGCTGGGACCAGGTTAGCCAGCCTGGGCCCTCTGTGAAGGAAGCCCACTCCCTGGGCCTGAGTGGAcgggccccacctccagagacCCCACCCGCCGTTTCTGCTGCTGGACTAAAGGCTGTGCTGATTGTGCAGTAGACTCCCACCCCAGCAGTTCTGCTGAGGCCTCAGGAAGCAGACAGGTCCAGGGGCAGGGACCGTTGGAGGTGCGGGGTAGGGAGccagggagaggtggggtgggggcggtcAGTGCCCAGAACAGCCCCTTCTGCCTGCTCCCCCTTTCCAGCTCCCCAAGGGGCCAAGCTCTGTAGAGGATGGATGGGCATCACCCGAGACAAGGCCCatgcctgggcagggcagggccacagGTGAGCGGCCTGTGGCTCGCAGGCCCAGGGGTGTGACCTCAGGGGCTTCCCCAGGTCTCAGGTTTGGGCTGTAGCGATCacagcagggcctgggcctggtcacagctgccctgcccctcctcacTGGCCATGCTCAGCCGTCACCTGGGTCATCCTTGCTGACCTGGGTACTCGTAGGGCCAGGCAAAGCACACCTCCTCACACCACCAGGAGCCCCCACCCAGAGGGTGGGCGCTGAGGCTGTGTCCTTGTGGTGTCTGtagggggaggggctgtggagcCTTGGGGTTTCCTGTGTGCTGAGTCAGTGTGCCCAAGGGGAGGAGACCGCCCGGCAGCATGAGGTACAGCAGTGGGGCTGCCAGGTGGGCTCCAGTCCCTCAGTCTGCCCCAGCACCCCTGTCTTCTGCCCCCAGGCCAGTCCTCAGCTTCACAGGATGGGGCCACAGGTGCCcgcagcccctcctgccctctgggtCCTGGGGTGCCTTGCCCTGCTCCTCTTGCTGTGGGCGCTGTGCGCAGCCTGCCGCAGGTATGTCCACCCCTGGCCTAGGTTTCCCGTGGGGCCTGGCTCAGCTCTGGGACCAGAGCGGGTGGGACTTCAGGCAGGTCCCATCCAGCTCTCTGCCCCGCCTCCCTCCTGGGCTTGGACCAGAGGCTGGCACCCCTTCCCCTGTCTGCTCCTTGGCCTgacaacccccacccccacatgtGCTCCTTGGCCtgacacccccccccacccccacatctgCTCCTTGGCctgacacccccccacccccacgtcTGCTCCTTGGCCTGacgcccctcctgcccccaggaagCAGACACAGAGGCAGCAGGCCCGCCTGCAGGGCAGTGTGATGCGGGCTGAAGTGGTGAGTGCCAGGCTGTCCccggggccagggaggggccagcAAGGGACCGACCAGCCTTCCTTGCCCCCAGTCACTGCTGAGACGACCCCACCTCTGCTCCCTCAGCAAGTCGGACACCAGACTGCATGAGCTGCACGGGGGCCCTCGTGGCAGCAGAGGTGAGCTGAGTGAGAAGGGGCAGCCCGGTGGCGGGAGGGGCTTACTGCATGGCACCTTGACCTAtcccctgaccccacccccagccctgcggCCTGCCAGCATGGATTTCCTGCGCCCACAATGGCTGGAGGAGTCCAGAGGCACCATCAGGCCTCCAGCAGCCTTCTCACACCGGGAGCTGCCCCAAGCACCCTCCATCAGCCCCGAGGCCACCTATTCCAACGTGGGGCTGGCTTCGattcccagggccagcctggcagccAACCCTGTGGTGTGGGCAGGGGCACGACTGACCAGCAGctgtgccaggcctgggcctGAGGTCAGACCCGTGGTGGCTGAGTATGGTTGCATCCAGAAGCTCCAGGGAACAGGTCCAGGCCCCCAAGCCCTGGAGCAGAGGAAGGCCCAGGTGATCCCAGCTGCTGAGGTAAAAtggagggggccagggaggggggtGGGACTGGGCAGATCCTTGGCAGAGTGGATGGTGCTGACCCCTCTCTGGGTCGGCTTCCTATTTCCAGGTGGACATCCTGTACTCCAAGGTTAACAAGCCTAAAAGGAGGAGCCCAGGACCTGTCATAGACCAGCCGGACCCCAAGGGCAGGGGTGCGAttctggttctggggagtgacCGGGCCTATGAGGCCCTCCCACTGAGGGGCCGAGGCGTGGACAACAGCCTTCTGGAAAACGTGTATGAAAGCATCCAGGAGATGGGGGCCCCTGAGCGCCTGCAGCCGCCCAGCTCTGGCTATTAGCACGAGTGGACACGTGCAGGGCACACAGGCCCCTGGCTGCCTGCCCCAGACCGTGGAGGGCTCTCCAattgctccctgcccccagcaccaAGCGCAAATGTTCCTTCCTCCACCCGCCCCACAGCCCACAGCACAAGTTCCAGATCCCAGGGCTGCCAGCCTGAGGGCCCCGGGGCCTTGGCTGCGTGGCCTCTCCGGGCCAGCGTCTCAATAAATCCCCTGCGCGGAggaggaacgcagccctgccTCACAGCCTCCTCTTCTCCTAAAGCCTGGCGGggttggaggggaggggggctgctGTCTGGAAGGAGGAAAGGCATCTCCCTGGCCTCGGGACAAGCTTTCTCCGGCCGGGGGGCCGGGGCCCTGCCAACCGAGGCCGTGCCGGCCGGTCAGGCTCAGAAAGCTGTCGGGAGGGCGGCGAGGGCGGGAGGCGGTTCCCTGGCCGTCGGTCCTGCGGGGCAGTGCCGCCCCAGGGTGGGACTTGGGGCCTgaaggccgagggagggctccgcCGCCAGCCCCGCAGTTACGTAAGGCGGGGGAGTGGGCAGTCGTGCGTTAAAGAATAACCTGCTCCCGGGAAGCCCGCCAAGCGGACGCGGCCCCTTCCCGGGCCGCCACGCCGCGAGGAAGCGGCCgccgggcggcgggggcgcgggggcgcgcGGGTACCGGGCTCGGCCGGGCGGGGGGGCTGGGCCCCTTCCTCGGCCGCTTCCTCGGCCGCGCGGGAGCAGCCGCccggggcggggccggaggggcggggccgcggggcgcAGGCCAATCGGGGCGCGGCCGGCCGGGCCCCCTCGGAATGTTGATACCGCGCGCGGGCCAATGGGCGCGCgccggggcggggcgcgcggaggggcggggccggccggCAGCCTGCGGGCCgcgcggcgcgggcggcggccgATCCAGGGCGGGGGTCGCGGCCCGGccagcccggcccggcccggcccggggcCGCGTCCGAGCGTCCGCCCTCGCCGCTGCAGCCTGGCGCCCGGCCGGCCGGCCATGGAGGCCGAGCGCCCGCCGGCGCCCGGTCCAGGCTGCgggcgccccccgccccgcgccgcagGCCGGGACCCCGCGGCCGCCCCCGTGCCGGTGTCCGCGCCGCCGCAGGTACCGGGCGCGGGGGGCCGACCGAGCTGCAGCCGCGAATATGGCGTCGGGGCTGCTCGGActccgggggcggggcggggcaggggggaGTCGCGCCGGTCCGCGCGTGTCCGTGGGGCCCGGGGGCCCAAGCCGGGCTCCGGGAGCGCTTCCCGCcgcgcggggccgggggcggggccggggccgcgcTGGCCGCAGCGGGCGGGGCGTACCGAGCGGATCCTGGGCGGGGGTAGGGGGTTCCGGACCGCCGCCCCCGCTGAGCTGGCCCGGTCCACAGGGCCTTCCCGGGGGCGGCGGCTTTGCAGGCTTGGAGTTCGCGCCGGAGCCGCGGGCCGCGGACCTAGGGGCCTCGGGGACgtgggcgggggcggcggggcctCCGACGCCGTCGGCGCACATCCCGGTGCCAGCGCAGAGGTGAGCCGGTGCAGTGCGCACACGTGCGCCGGTGTatgcgggggtgggggcggcgcGGGCACGTGCCTCCCGATCCCCCCACGGCGGGCCTCGGTGAGGGGCGGGTCAGGGTCCCAACTGGGTTTCTGCTCCTTCCAGCTCTCCAGCCCAGAAGTTGAGGAGAAATGGTCAATATGTTAATATCCTTGTTTCCCACAAATCCTGGGGCCAGAGAGCAGATCTGGGAGGGAGCTGTTGTCAGTTTCTGTGCAGAAGAGGCTGCGCGGCCGGCTAGGGGGTCGACTGTCCAGGAATCCTTGGACTTCTGACCGCCATCTCCCCAGCCTGGCCGTGAAACCTGCCTGGGTGCCGGATACCGGGCTAGCTGCGCAGGCGGGGGCGGGCTCTGGCCTGGCCGCCTGGGGCCCCAGGACCCGCGTGTGCTTCAAGCCCGTCTCCCCTGGCTGCTGCTAGCTGCTGGCTGCT
The Equus przewalskii isolate Varuska chromosome 21, EquPr2, whole genome shotgun sequence DNA segment above includes these coding regions:
- the LIME1 gene encoding lck-interacting transmembrane adapter 1 isoform X2; protein product: MGPQVPAAPPALWVLGCLALLLLLWALCAACRRKQTQRQQARLQGSVMRAEVSLLRRPHLCSLSKSDTRLHELHGGPRGSRALRPASMDFLRPQWLEESRGTIRPPAAFSHRELPQAPSISPEATYSNVGLASIPRASLAANPVVWAGARLTSSCARPGPEVRPVVAEYGCIQKLQGTGPGPQALEQRKAQVIPAAEVDILYSKVNKPKRRSPGPVIDQPDPKGRGAILVLGSDRAYEALPLRGRGVDNSLLENVYESIQEMGAPERLQPPSSGY
- the ZGPAT gene encoding zinc finger CCCH-type with G patch domain-containing protein, encoding MDEDSLQAALQAHGAQLRQVERALRAGLDASELADLRRLQRDLRELIALTEASLASVRQSKLLAALDGERAAQDEAERSAFPEAAAEAAEGPEAEPEREAAPEAGAPGPEAGGEAGAALSGRTVSAPYRSPWGALEYHGAMVVGAEAAAGGAAGVRVLYLYPTHRALKPCPFFLEGRCRFQESCRFSHGQVVSVDELRPFQDPDLSSLKAGSACLAKQQDGLWHPARITDVDSGYYTVKFDSLLLKEAVVEGDSILPPLRTEPAGSSDSDSSDPDDPSYARVMEPGAADHGTCSSAFAGWEVHTRGIGSRLLAKMGYEFGKGLGRHSEGRVEPIHAVVLPRGKSLDQCAEILQKRAKGSKAGTSSLPKCPGRGGRPRGRPPPRSVFDFLNEKLQGQDPEALEAGAAPPGRKSGTETYRGTTSTKRALSLQLFQTEEKIEQTQRDIRGIQEALARNTGRHSVMVAQLQEKLAGARRQLGQLRAQEAGLQQEQRKADTHKKMTEF
- the LIME1 gene encoding lck-interacting transmembrane adapter 1 isoform X1, which produces MDGHHPRQGPCLGRAGPQASPQLHRMGPQVPAAPPALWVLGCLALLLLLWALCAACRRKQTQRQQARLQGSVMRAEVSLLRRPHLCSLSKSDTRLHELHGGPRGSRALRPASMDFLRPQWLEESRGTIRPPAAFSHRELPQAPSISPEATYSNVGLASIPRASLAANPVVWAGARLTSSCARPGPEVRPVVAEYGCIQKLQGTGPGPQALEQRKAQVIPAAEVDILYSKVNKPKRRSPGPVIDQPDPKGRGAILVLGSDRAYEALPLRGRGVDNSLLENVYESIQEMGAPERLQPPSSGY